A section of the Kribbella sp. HUAS MG21 genome encodes:
- a CDS encoding electron transfer flavoprotein subunit beta/FixA family protein — translation MKIVVCAKFVPDATADRRFRSEDNTVDRAGVDGLLSELDEYAVETALTVKESGDAEVTVLTVGPEQAADAVKKGLQMGADAGVHVVDDAIHGSDAVATSLILSKALAKLEADLVVFGMGSTDGSMGVIPAMVSERLGLPAVTLGSEVTVDGRTVRIRRDGDTASETIEGTLPLVLSVSDQANEPRYPSFKGIMAAKKKPVETWSLADLELTPEQVGGSAAWTEVVEVTARPPRTAGTIVTDEDGSGAAQLVEFLSTNKFL, via the coding sequence ATGAAGATCGTCGTCTGCGCGAAGTTCGTGCCGGATGCCACCGCGGACCGCCGCTTCCGCTCGGAGGACAACACGGTGGACCGTGCCGGTGTCGACGGGCTGCTGTCCGAGCTGGACGAGTACGCCGTCGAGACCGCGCTCACCGTGAAGGAGTCCGGTGACGCCGAGGTCACGGTGCTGACCGTCGGGCCGGAGCAGGCCGCCGACGCGGTGAAGAAGGGCCTGCAGATGGGCGCCGACGCCGGTGTCCACGTGGTCGACGACGCGATCCACGGGTCGGACGCGGTCGCCACCTCGCTGATCCTGTCGAAGGCGCTGGCCAAGCTCGAGGCCGACCTGGTCGTGTTCGGGATGGGGTCGACCGACGGCAGCATGGGTGTGATCCCGGCGATGGTGTCGGAGCGGCTCGGGCTGCCCGCCGTCACGCTGGGCTCCGAGGTCACCGTGGACGGCCGGACCGTGCGGATCCGCCGCGACGGCGACACCGCGAGCGAGACGATCGAGGGCACGCTGCCGCTGGTGCTGTCGGTGTCCGACCAGGCGAACGAGCCGCGCTACCCGTCGTTCAAGGGCATCATGGCGGCGAAGAAGAAGCCGGTCGAGACCTGGTCGCTGGCCGACCTGGAGCTGACCCCGGAGCAGGTGGGCGGCTCGGCGGCGTGGACCGAGGTGGTCGAGGTGACCGCCCGTCCGCCGCGTACCGCCGGCACGATCGTCACCGACGAGGACGGCAGCGGTGCTGCCCAGCTCGTCGAGTTCCTGTCCACGAACAAGTTCCTCTGA
- a CDS encoding electron transfer flavoprotein subunit alpha/FixB family protein, which yields MSNVLVLVDHTAGTVRKTTAELLTIARRLGEPVAVFIGEGVQEALPALGQYGATKVIALANPELRQYLVAPKAEALQQVAAKLEPSAILISSNAEGKEIAARLAVKLDSGLITDAVDVQEGPVTTQSVFAGNYTVQAKVTHGTPIITVKPNAATPEVAETSPEVEEFDVTVSDAAKTARITDSKPREATGRPELTEAAIIVSGGRGTGGDFGPVESFADSLGAAVGASRAAVDSGWYPHAYQVGQTGKTVSPQLYVAAGISGAIQHRAGMQTSKTIVAVNKDPEAPIFELVDFGVVGDLHKVLPTATEEVTKRKS from the coding sequence ATGTCGAACGTTCTGGTTCTCGTTGACCACACCGCGGGTACGGTCCGCAAGACGACCGCCGAGCTCCTCACGATCGCGCGCCGGCTCGGCGAGCCGGTCGCCGTGTTCATCGGCGAGGGTGTGCAGGAGGCCCTGCCGGCGCTGGGGCAGTACGGCGCGACCAAGGTGATCGCCCTGGCGAACCCGGAGCTCAGGCAGTACCTGGTCGCCCCGAAGGCCGAGGCGCTGCAGCAGGTCGCGGCGAAGCTCGAGCCGTCGGCGATCCTGATCTCGTCGAACGCCGAGGGCAAGGAGATCGCCGCCCGGCTGGCGGTCAAGCTCGACTCCGGGCTGATCACCGACGCCGTCGACGTGCAGGAGGGTCCGGTCACCACGCAGTCGGTGTTCGCGGGCAACTACACCGTCCAGGCCAAGGTCACCCACGGCACGCCGATCATCACCGTGAAGCCGAACGCCGCCACGCCCGAGGTCGCCGAGACTTCGCCGGAGGTGGAGGAGTTCGACGTGACGGTCTCCGACGCCGCCAAGACCGCGAGGATCACCGACTCCAAGCCGCGCGAGGCGACGGGTCGTCCGGAGCTGACCGAGGCCGCGATCATCGTGTCCGGTGGCCGCGGTACCGGTGGTGACTTCGGCCCGGTCGAGTCCTTCGCGGACTCTCTCGGCGCGGCCGTCGGTGCGTCGCGCGCGGCGGTGGACTCGGGCTGGTACCCGCACGCCTACCAGGTCGGTCAGACCGGCAAGACGGTGTCGCCGCAGCTGTACGTCGCCGCCGGCATCTCCGGCGCGATCCAGCACCGCGCCGGCATGCAGACCTCGAAGACGATCGTCGCGGTCAACAAGGACCCCGAGGCCCCGATCTTCGAGCTGGTCGACTTCGGTGTCGTCGGCGACCTGCACAAGGTCCTCCCGACCGCCACCGAAGAGGTCACCAAGCGCAAGTCCTAG
- a CDS encoding NAD(P)-dependent oxidoreductase — protein sequence MRIWVSGAQGKLGAEVCRQLIAAGHEVVEADLTGPEPVDLLDREAVARSMRGVDAIVHCAAIPTPENIEPARLFEINAMTTFNALEEAWKVGARAAVLASSGSIYGTAWSPEEIGTPSVPVDEDTELRYVDPYALTKDVLERMGQSYARRGVQVTALRFHWILTPEEVRRYIAEAPPEENRRNLWGYVDLAEAARACVLSLQPRDRDRYAVLVIAAEDTGRREPTADLLARYSPDTELRTDLPGTTSLFDSRRAADVIGWTHHSTWRQLRRTGGPGQP from the coding sequence ATGCGGATCTGGGTCAGCGGAGCACAGGGCAAGCTGGGCGCGGAGGTCTGCCGCCAGCTGATCGCAGCGGGCCACGAGGTGGTCGAGGCGGACCTCACCGGGCCGGAGCCGGTGGATCTGCTGGACCGGGAAGCCGTGGCGCGGTCGATGCGCGGTGTGGACGCGATCGTGCACTGCGCGGCGATCCCGACCCCGGAGAACATCGAGCCGGCCCGCCTGTTCGAGATCAATGCGATGACGACGTTCAACGCCCTCGAGGAAGCGTGGAAGGTCGGCGCCCGCGCCGCTGTCCTGGCGTCGAGCGGCTCGATCTACGGCACCGCCTGGTCGCCCGAGGAGATCGGTACGCCGTCCGTCCCGGTCGACGAGGACACCGAACTCCGGTACGTCGACCCGTACGCGCTGACCAAGGACGTCCTCGAACGCATGGGCCAGTCCTACGCGCGCCGCGGCGTACAGGTCACCGCACTCCGCTTCCACTGGATCCTCACCCCCGAAGAGGTACGGCGCTACATCGCGGAGGCGCCGCCGGAGGAGAACCGCCGCAACCTCTGGGGGTACGTCGACCTCGCCGAAGCCGCCCGCGCGTGCGTCCTGTCACTGCAGCCGCGCGACCGGGACCGCTACGCCGTACTCGTGATCGCCGCCGAGGACACCGGCCGCCGCGAGCCGACCGCGGACCTGCTCGCCCGGTACTCACCCGACACCGAGCTCCGCACCGACCTACCCGGTACGACGTCCCTCTTCGACTCCCGGCGCGCGGCCGACGTCATCGGCTGGACCCACCACAGCACCTGGAGACAGCTCAGGCGGACAGGTGGTCCCGGACAGCCGTGA
- a CDS encoding PRC and DUF2382 domain-containing protein codes for MTMQGIEQIVGETAYDAAGEKVGSVGNVYTSDATGSPEWVTVNTGLFGTKQSFAPLDGAHVERDGLHLAPTKSKIKDAPRIDANGHLSDDEATELYRYYGVRLPQRTGRRQPGYGDRPTGRTDGRAGTTDGRTGPADGRTEMAGGPQDESMIRSEERLRTGTETVESGRVSLHKYVVTEEQQVSVPVRHEEARVVREPLAEGDARRTPTELGDEDREVVLHEERPVVAKETVPVERVGLETETVQGEEQVSETVRKEEVEVKGLPDDHADRRTSRDPKHHKKH; via the coding sequence ATGACCATGCAGGGAATCGAGCAGATCGTCGGTGAGACCGCGTACGACGCGGCCGGCGAGAAGGTCGGATCCGTCGGGAACGTCTACACGTCCGACGCCACCGGCAGCCCGGAGTGGGTGACGGTGAACACCGGCCTGTTCGGCACCAAGCAGTCCTTCGCGCCGCTCGACGGCGCCCACGTCGAGCGCGACGGGCTGCACCTGGCGCCGACCAAGTCGAAGATCAAGGACGCACCACGCATCGACGCGAACGGCCACCTCTCCGACGACGAGGCCACCGAGCTCTACCGCTACTACGGCGTCCGCCTCCCGCAACGAACCGGCCGCCGCCAGCCGGGGTACGGCGACCGCCCCACCGGACGCACCGACGGGCGCGCGGGTACCACGGACGGGCGCACCGGGCCTGCGGACGGGCGGACCGAGATGGCTGGCGGTCCTCAGGACGAGTCGATGATCCGCTCCGAGGAACGGCTCCGGACGGGCACCGAGACCGTCGAGTCCGGCCGGGTCAGCCTGCACAAGTACGTCGTGACTGAGGAGCAGCAGGTCAGCGTGCCGGTTCGTCATGAGGAGGCCCGCGTGGTCCGCGAGCCCCTCGCCGAGGGTGACGCCCGCCGAACGCCGACTGAGCTGGGCGACGAGGACCGCGAGGTCGTCCTCCACGAGGAGCGCCCGGTCGTGGCGAAGGAAACCGTGCCGGTCGAGCGTGTCGGCCTCGAAACCGAGACCGTGCAGGGCGAAGAGCAGGTCTCCGAGACCGTCCGCAAGGAAGAGGTCGAGGTCAAGGGACTCCCCGACGACCACGCCGACCGCCGCACATCCCGCGACCCGAAGCACCACAAGAAGCACTGA